The DNA region ATGGCTAGGTTACTTGAACATTATAAAAAGAATGTTGTACCTAAGTTAATGAAAGAGTTTAAGTATAAAAACGTTTTTCAAGTCCCAAGGATAGAAAAAGTTGTAGTAAATGTGGGATATGGGGAGGCCGTAAATGACCCGAAGTTAATTGAGATAGTTCAGAAGGAAATAGCTAATATAACTGGGCAATGGCCAGTAGTAAGGAAAGCCAAAAAACACGTTGCCGCTTTTAAGCTGAGGAAGGGTATGCCAATAGGTGTGAAAGTTACGTTAAGGGGAAAGAGAGCATATGAATTTATTGATAGGATGATTTCTTTTGCCTTGCCAAGGGTGAGAGATTTTAGGGGTTTAAAACGCAATTCGTTCGATGGCAGGGGTAACTATAATTTTGGACTGGAAGAATTTATAGTCTTTCCAGAGGTTGATATAGACAAAGTTAAGATAAACTTTGGAATGGATATAGCAATTGTAACAACTGCTAATACTGATTATGAAGCTTTAAGACTTTTAGAGGAGTTAGGTTTCCCTTTTGAAAGAAAAAAGGAGGTAAAAGGTGGCAAGAAAGGCTAAATTTATGAGATGGCTCATGTATGAGCCTAAATTTAAAGTAAGATACAGAAATCGTTGTAAGATTTGTGGCAGACCAAGGGGATACCTTCGAAGATTTGGAATATGTAGAATTTGCTTTAGAGAATTAGCGCTACAAGGTTTAATTCCTGGTGTTAAAAAGGCAAGCTGGTAAAATATGGTAAACGATCCAATTGGTGATACTCTCATAAGAATCAAAAATGCTGCTTTAAGAAAAAAAGAAAAGGTTGTTACTTTACATTCAAAGCTCCTTGTAAAAATTGCTGAGATCCTGAAAAATGAGGGGTTTATAAAGAGTTACGAAGTAAAGGGAGAGGGGGTTAAAAAAGAGCTCGTGATTTATTTAAAGTATGACGAAGAGGGTAACCCGCTCATAACTGATGTTAAAAGGGTCTCAAAGCCAGGGAGAAGAATTTATGTAACAAAGGATAAAATCCCCTGGGTTAATAACGGCATAGGTATTGCTATTTTATCAACCTCCAAGGGTTTATTAACTGATAGAGAGGCAAGAAGATTAAAAGTTGGTGGTGAAGTTTTATGTGAGGTTTGGTGATATGAGTAAAATAGGGAAAAAACCAATTTTAATACCAGAGGGTGTCACTGTAAAGTTAGAAAATGATGTGATTAAGGTAAAGGGACCTAAGGGCGAACTCTCGTTTAAAATACACGAGAATGTTGAGGTTGAAATAAAAGATAAAGAAATAAGGGTAAAAAGAAAAAACGATGATAAGTTCTCAAAGGCGATACATGGGACTACAAGGGCGATTATAAATAATATGGTGAAGGGGGTTACAGAGGGTTATACAAAGGAGTTACTTGTTGTAGGTGCTGGATATAAGGCAGATCTAAAGGGAAGGGAACTGATTTTAGACGTAGGTTATGCAGAACCAAAAAAGTATATTGTTCCCGAAACTATTAAGGTGGAGGTTAAAAAGGAGGGAGCAAACTTTAAAATTATACTTTTTGGAATAAATAAAGAGGAAGTAGGTAGAGTTGCTGCAGAGATAAGGAGAATAAGGGAACCAGATCCATATAAAGGAAAGGGAATAAGGTATGCTGATGAGGTAATTAAATTAAAGCCTGGAAAGGCAGGGGTAGCAAAATAATGGATGTAAAGGAAAAAATTCTAAAAAGAAAAAGAAGGCATAAAAGGATAAGAAAAAAGGTAATTGGAACTCCAGAGCGGCCAAGGTTATGTGTTTTTAAGTCAAGAAAACATACCTATGCTCAGATAATTGTTGATCCACCGGTTGGCCCTTGTAAAGTTCTAACAGGTGCATCAACATTATCACCTGAAATTAGAGAGAGTTTAAAAACCATAAAGGGAAAAGTTCAAAAAGCCTTTTTAGTCGGAAAACTAATAGCAGAGAGAGCAAAGAAGCTTTCCATTAAAAAGGTTGTCTTTGACAGGGCAGGTTATAAGTATCATGGTAGAGTAAAGGCTGTTGCAGAGGGAGCAAGAGAAGGCGGACTTGAGTTTTAGAAAACTAACCGCAAGTTGTCAAAATATTTGTCATTTCAAGATGATAGGAATTATAATAAAACAATAAAAAGGGGGGGAAAATATGAAAAAAATAATGCTGTTAAGCTTCCTATGCTTTTCAATAGTAATGGCTGGCACAGTGGGGTACGGATGGAGTGTAAATCCTGATGTGAAAAAAGCAGTAGAGGAAGCAACCAAAATGATCAGCACGAAAATGAAGCTTGATGAAATTGAATTTCTCTTTGTTTTTTCCACAGTGGATTATGGTCCCGAAAAGGTCTATTCTGAAATAAGAAAAAAGATTAAAAAGGCAAAGATATATGGCGGCACATCTTGTAGTGCTGTTATGACACCTGACGGATTTCACACTTCTAAACACGGTGCAATCGCTATGATGGCAATAAAATCAGAAAAGATAAAATTTACCACTGGATATGCTGATCTTGATAAGATGGATGCTTTTGAAGCTGGTAAAACCGCAATATCCATGGCTACTAAAGAGAGGGGACAACCAAGTCTTGTATTTATCACAGCTGCCCCAGGAAAAGAGGAGGATATAATTCGTGGTATAGAAAGTGTCATCGGTAAAACTATTCCAATTATTGGTGGCTCTTCAGCTGATAATGATATAACGGGTAAGTGGGCACAATTCACAGATGTAGGGGTACTTAAAAATGGAGTTTCACTTGCCTGTATATATACAGATAAAAAGATTGGATGGGCATTTGAAGCAGGATATAAAACTGGTATTGCACAAGGAAAGGTAACTTCAGCAAAGGGAAGAACAATATATACTATTGATAATAAACCTGCAGCAGAAGTTTATAACTTTTGGTTGGGTGGCAAGTTGGATGACGTATTACAAACAGGTGGAAATGTGTTAGAAAGAACTACCTTTCATCCATTAGCAAAAATTGTAAAGGGACCAAGGGGTGAGGTTTACTTTATATCGATTCATCCGTTAAGCATAAATTTACCTGAGAAATCATTAACTGTATTTACAGAAATAAATGAGGGAGAGGAACTTACATTGTTTGAGGGAGATTGGGAGATACTTTTAAGACGGGCTGCTACAACTCCAAGGGTTGCCTATATAAGAGGAGACTTTACCTCACCGAAAGAAATAGAGTTTGGAATATTTACATATTGTGCAGGAACAATGCTTGCAATTCCAGAAAAAGAAAGACCTAAGATGGTGGATCTTGTAAAGTCTGTTGTAGGAAATGCACCCTTTTTAGGAACTTTCACATTTGGTGAGCAAGGATTTTTACCAGCTGTCGGAAATATACACGGAAACCTTGTGAGTTCTATGGTGTTGGTTAGGGAATAAATTTATTTAAAGCTTTTCTCAGCCATAGTGGCGGGTTCAAGTCCCATTCTGTGCTTAACTGAATAAATCCATTTAAAGACTTCTCCTATTAAAATCTCCAATAGTTGCAAGTTCTCTAAAAATAGCATATTTATAATCTTTCACATCTCATACAAATATGCCTACACATCAGTTTAAGACATAGCTTATTGTTCTTAATCCAAGATCTTCAACTTCTTCTCTTTTTAATACCCGTTACTACTGAGACTGCTTCACGAATTTTTTCTTCATATTTAGGTGCTTCCTAAAAATTGACTTTACTTAAACAAATAGATAATAATAAACCTATGAAAATTTTATTGAATTTAAAGGGTCTGAAAGGTAAAATTATCCTAACGATATCTCTTTCTTTCATTTTAGTTATAACAATTTGGTCAATCTTTTATATAAGAGATACTAATTATTTAATAAAAGACAACACTAGAAAAACTGCAGAAGTTATAAGAAGTGCCCTTTTAAAAGAAGTTGAAATATTTATTTACACAGAAGATGCCACGATTCTCTCCTCATTAATTGAAAACATTATCTCAAACGATCCCTCAATATTATCAATTACTGTTACAGATCCTTCTGATAGAGAGCTTTTAAAAATTTTAGGTCCAAAATTCGGAAAAGAAAAAGGAAAATTTGTTCATTACCCAATTTTTGCCTCTAGGGAAAGCGTTCTTGAACCAGAAATTATTGGCAAATTGAATATTTATATAAGTACTGAAAGGGAAAGACAATATCAAAATAGAGCCCTTATTTTATCTTTTGTTCTCGGTGTTATAATCATCATTTTTGGCTTTATTTTCTCAATCTTTGTAACGAATATTTTCTTTGTAAGAGTTGAAGGAATAAAAAAGGGTTTAATAGAGATAGCAAAGGGTGAAGCAGACTTAACAAGGAGAATCGAACTAAAAGAAGATACAGAATTTAGAGAAATAGCAGACTCCTTTAATGAATTTGTTGAAAGTCTCTCAAAAAGAATAAAAATCACAAGATCAGGTGCGTTCAAAATAAGTGAATTTTCGGAAAATATCTCAAGCGCTATAGAAGAACTAACTGCTACTTCAAACACAGTAACCGAAACAACTCAAAAATTGGCAAATTTATCAACTAATGTTGCTAAAGGTGTTAAGGAAGCATCAAAATCAGTTAAAGAACTCTTAAATATTGCACTCAACACAGAAAGAGAATCTAAAGATATGCAGAGTATTGAAAATTATGCCTATAGTCTTGCCCTTGAGGGCAAAAAAATTTCAGAAAGCATAAAAGAAGAACTCGATAAAGTAACAAATGTCACAAATAAACTCAGACAAAGTGTAGAAAATTTAATAGTTTCTTTAAGAGATATTTTAGAAATTTCAAATACTATAACGACATTTATGAGAAGAACCAATTTATTATCTTTGAATGCTTCTATTGAGGCAGCAAGAGCACCTACTCAGGCAAAGGGTTTTTCAATAATTGCAGAAGAGATAAGAAAACTTGCAAGAGACTCATCTTTATACTCAGCGAGAATCCAAGACATTGTAGAAAATATAAAATCTTTACTTGAGGAATTTTCAAAGAACTTGACAGAGAACCAAAAAATAATAGAAAGTGCCAAAGAGGTTTTGCTAAAAGCAGCTAACCAATTAAAGTTAATAGCTGATCAAAAGGAAGAGACAATGCAAAAGGTTCAAAGAATATTAAATTATACTTCTTTAGAAAGAGAAGAGATTGAAAAGTTAGCTCATTTTATGGACAAAGTAGGTGAGTTAGTGGAAGAGGCGCAGAAATCAAGTCAAGAAATTGCAGCAAGTATGCAAGAACAGCTTGCCTCTTTAGAAGAAATTTCCTCTTCCGCATCTGAACTTGCACATATAAGCGAAAATCTAAAATCAACTTTAATCGGATTTAAAATTGATTAATAGTTATTTAACCCACGCTTTGTAGGAGATAGCAAGATCAATAAAAGTATGAGGGAGCAACAATTTTATTAGGCCATTAGTCTTTTGCCCATTTCCAAATGAATAATATCCAATACATAATCAACTGGGCCAAAAAGAGGAGAAAAATTATTTAATTTTTGAACCCCGATTAGTAATTTCAGATTTGAACAATCAAAATTCATGTGTTCTAAGCAAATACCGTACATTCGCAGTTGTACAAATTTATCTTTTCCTACATACAAAGATTTGGTTCTAGTTGTTCTTAAATCAGCTATAATAAATGGCTTTCCGTTTTTAAATATAATTTGATCTATTATTCCCATAACAGGGATTTCTTCAATTTTAGTAAGAAGGGGAAAATTGGAAAGCGTGCAGACTCTTGAAGTTTTAATTTTTCTAATAGCATCTTTAATAGAAATCATCTTGCCTTTTTCAATAACCTTTTGATGTACCAGATCCCCTATTATCATCTCCTCTGTTTCAATTTTTCCAATTTTATATCTCAATTCCACCCTTTGTTCTTAAAGTAGCACTGTGTGCCTATATCGCTTGCACGGACAAAAGGTAAGTTATGTCTCAGTTTCTTTTCCTTCTTTGTTTCTGCAAGTAAATCTTCTATTTCCAGGAGCGCCTTTTCCCACTTTCTTAATTTCATTACAAATTGTAACATTAGATGTCAAAGGTTTTAAAATCGAACAAAAAATCATTATTGCTTATTTTAAATCTCTTATCACTACTCAATTAATCCAGGTGTCCCTTTCAATTAATGAAATTGCTTTTTTCGCTTCACATCTGATGTTTGATTGTCTTTACACTTTGAGTAAAAAGATAAATCAAGTGGTAAAGGATGTGACTTAAATTAAATAATAAATTGTTCCTGCTTAGGATCAAGTATCGGTGATACTTTTTGGAATAAAAAGTGATGAATCGACTGTAATTATTAAGAAGTTATGGATTTAAACTTAATTTTCAAAAACGGGCTTAGGCTTTGAGATAAAAAAGCAAATTTAGTTGGCTATGTGGAGAAATAATGTGAGATATCTAATGTTTGAGCTCTAAAAATATATTAAAGTCCAAAATTTTTAAGTATTTCAGCGAGTTCAGAATTTTTCTTCGAATACTCTTTTTTTAAGATAAGGTAAAAGTGCAGCTCTTCTATCCCATATAGCAAACCCTATCGTTACAGCAACAATTCCTGCAAAAGTGGCAACTATCCCTATCATAAGATGGATGATTTGATCAAATCTTTTTTCAATCTGCTCGAATCTTTTCTCAATCTGCTCAAACCTCTTATCAACCTGTTCAAATCTTTTCTTAATTAACTCAAATCTTTTTTTAAACACTCTCTTTAAACTCTTTTAATGATGTTTCAATCCTTATAATTCTATCCCTATCTTCGAGAGTAAAGGGAACTTCCCTTTGCGCAAAAATTCTATCATTTAACGATATCAAAAAGTAAACTAAGATTATTTTTCTCACGATTAAATTATAAAGTCTAATATAGAAAAAACTAAAACAAAAAAATAAAAGACCATCAAAAAATAAAAAATCGGCAAGAAAAATTTTCTTTTTTTAAAGTAGATATTCATCACCTTAAATTTTCTTAAAATGTGCCATGTAACAAGAAGGAAAAAAACGTAGGCAGAATATTTATGAAATATAAATCTATGAATCCCGAGTTTCGCTGCTATAATTCCAGAAAAAACAGTTATTGGAAAAAGAAATAATAAAATTAAATTTAGTATCACTTAGGTCTTCCAACTGTCTGTATATAAATACTTGTCTCCTCCTTTCCATCAACTCCTATTAACTTATCAACCATACTATCAAAAAAGGCACCTATTACACAAGAGGAAAGTCCAAGAGACACACACTGTAAAGATACATTTTGAGCCACATGCCCTGCCTCCATATAAACATATCTATATCCCCTATCATCATACTTATAAGTCGTTCTTTTAAAAATAGCAGTGTAAATTAAAGTCAGGGGAGCAGATAAGAACATTTCTTGAAAAAGTCCTGCCTTAAATATTTCATTTTTAAAATCACCCTCTTTAATAAACTCAAGGGAATGTTCCCTTACATTATAGTGATATATACCCTTTTTAAGTCCCTCTACATTTTGAACAATCAGATAAATTTCGATTGGATAAAGCGCACCTGCTGATGGAACAGTTCTTAAATAAACGCCCGCAAGCTCACCTGTTATCCCCTGGGCTGCAAAGAGGATCTGCGAAACTTCATCTAAAGTTAAAGGTTTATCAGAATATTCTCTTACAGATCTTCTCTTTTTAATAGCCTCTTCTAATATCATTCCCTTAAAAGTTGGTGCTGGAAGCTTAATTTTTGGCTTATCTGGATAAGTTTTAAATTGGGGAGGAGGCTTTTCAATCTTCATAACAGAAACGAGAGCTTTTAAAGGGTCAAGTTTTGTCTCATTATGGAATTTTTCTCCAATCTGAAATATTAAAAAAAAGAAAATTAGATAACCCATTTTAAGCTTTGATTTTATAATATAAATCAAAAATAAAAAATAAGTCAA from Candidatus Hydrothermales bacterium includes:
- the rplE gene encoding 50S ribosomal protein L5 → MARLLEHYKKNVVPKLMKEFKYKNVFQVPRIEKVVVNVGYGEAVNDPKLIEIVQKEIANITGQWPVVRKAKKHVAAFKLRKGMPIGVKVTLRGKRAYEFIDRMISFALPRVRDFRGLKRNSFDGRGNYNFGLEEFIVFPEVDIDKVKINFGMDIAIVTTANTDYEALRLLEELGFPFERKKEVKGGKKG
- a CDS encoding type Z 30S ribosomal protein S14, with product MARKAKFMRWLMYEPKFKVRYRNRCKICGRPRGYLRRFGICRICFRELALQGLIPGVKKASW
- the rpsH gene encoding 30S ribosomal protein S8, which translates into the protein MVNDPIGDTLIRIKNAALRKKEKVVTLHSKLLVKIAEILKNEGFIKSYEVKGEGVKKELVIYLKYDEEGNPLITDVKRVSKPGRRIYVTKDKIPWVNNGIGIAILSTSKGLLTDREARRLKVGGEVLCEVW
- the rplF gene encoding 50S ribosomal protein L6 → MSKIGKKPILIPEGVTVKLENDVIKVKGPKGELSFKIHENVEVEIKDKEIRVKRKNDDKFSKAIHGTTRAIINNMVKGVTEGYTKELLVVGAGYKADLKGRELILDVGYAEPKKYIVPETIKVEVKKEGANFKIILFGINKEEVGRVAAEIRRIREPDPYKGKGIRYADEVIKLKPGKAGVAK
- the rplR gene encoding 50S ribosomal protein L18, producing the protein MDVKEKILKRKRRHKRIRKKVIGTPERPRLCVFKSRKHTYAQIIVDPPVGPCKVLTGASTLSPEIRESLKTIKGKVQKAFLVGKLIAERAKKLSIKKVVFDRAGYKYHGRVKAVAEGAREGGLEF
- a CDS encoding FIST N-terminal domain-containing protein produces the protein MKKIMLLSFLCFSIVMAGTVGYGWSVNPDVKKAVEEATKMISTKMKLDEIEFLFVFSTVDYGPEKVYSEIRKKIKKAKIYGGTSCSAVMTPDGFHTSKHGAIAMMAIKSEKIKFTTGYADLDKMDAFEAGKTAISMATKERGQPSLVFITAAPGKEEDIIRGIESVIGKTIPIIGGSSADNDITGKWAQFTDVGVLKNGVSLACIYTDKKIGWAFEAGYKTGIAQGKVTSAKGRTIYTIDNKPAAEVYNFWLGGKLDDVLQTGGNVLERTTFHPLAKIVKGPRGEVYFISIHPLSINLPEKSLTVFTEINEGEELTLFEGDWEILLRRAATTPRVAYIRGDFTSPKEIEFGIFTYCAGTMLAIPEKERPKMVDLVKSVVGNAPFLGTFTFGEQGFLPAVGNIHGNLVSSMVLVRE
- a CDS encoding methyl-accepting chemotaxis protein, with the protein product MKILLNLKGLKGKIILTISLSFILVITIWSIFYIRDTNYLIKDNTRKTAEVIRSALLKEVEIFIYTEDATILSSLIENIISNDPSILSITVTDPSDRELLKILGPKFGKEKGKFVHYPIFASRESVLEPEIIGKLNIYISTERERQYQNRALILSFVLGVIIIIFGFIFSIFVTNIFFVRVEGIKKGLIEIAKGEADLTRRIELKEDTEFREIADSFNEFVESLSKRIKITRSGAFKISEFSENISSAIEELTATSNTVTETTQKLANLSTNVAKGVKEASKSVKELLNIALNTERESKDMQSIENYAYSLALEGKKISESIKEELDKVTNVTNKLRQSVENLIVSLRDILEISNTITTFMRRTNLLSLNASIEAARAPTQAKGFSIIAEEIRKLARDSSLYSARIQDIVENIKSLLEEFSKNLTENQKIIESAKEVLLKAANQLKLIADQKEETMQKVQRILNYTSLEREEIEKLAHFMDKVGELVEEAQKSSQEIAASMQEQLASLEEISSSASELAHISENLKSTLIGFKID
- a CDS encoding SagB/ThcOx family dehydrogenase, with amino-acid sequence MKIEKPPPQFKTYPDKPKIKLPAPTFKGMILEEAIKKRRSVREYSDKPLTLDEVSQILFAAQGITGELAGVYLRTVPSAGALYPIEIYLIVQNVEGLKKGIYHYNVREHSLEFIKEGDFKNEIFKAGLFQEMFLSAPLTLIYTAIFKRTTYKYDDRGYRYVYMEAGHVAQNVSLQCVSLGLSSCVIGAFFDSMVDKLIGVDGKEETSIYIQTVGRPK